The Mus pahari chromosome 2, PAHARI_EIJ_v1.1, whole genome shotgun sequence genomic interval AAGTTATATAGTTTGTCACATATGAACAGTTTATGATTAAATTCTTTTCATGCTAGTCTCCTTCCTCTCATTACAGAAATAATTGCTTTTAAGGGCATAGGTATCCCGAGATCTTCAGCATTTAGCACCTCTATCTAGGATCATATCAGTTATCATTGGCACtgacataagaaaataaacaaaaacccatgaACTTACctgccaggagactgctcccaaaATTGCCGTTGCAAGAAGACTAAAAAAAACTAACTGCTCTGAAATTAAGCAAAAATGACGCATCCCTTTGGATGCCATGATTCTGTCAAGGCTATTGTTATCTGCCCTGTGGTTGATATACACTTTATGGCAGTCATTTAATTTGGTATGAAATCCCCaaagagttaaaagaaaaataatatgacaAATCATCCAGAAAAATCCAAAAATGGAAAAACCTGGTATCACGAAATACCAGAGATGAGTGTCTCTAAGTTTAAATGCTGAAAGAATGAAGAATGTAAGCTCAATCATTCCAGTGAAAAGCACGGAAAGTCTCCTACAAATTTTTCCACGGTACAGAAATGGTTTCCACCTTTCAGTTACTGAAAGTCCACTAAAATAAATGTCTAGAAAAGGATCAGTtatcaggcaaataaaaaaaCATGCAAAAGCAATTGGATTTTGGGGAGTTtccaatgaagagaaaaataacaatactgaaaaaatgattaaatttggAATAGCTAGAAAAGACTTCATTCTCAGGTCGATAATGAGCATGGCCAAAGCCATAACAAGCAAAATAACACTCAGAGACTTCTCCACCAACATAGTCGTGCTGGCGATGGCAAACCCAACAAGTTCCAGAAACTCCACGGTGGTTAGTAAAGTAGGTCGATGGCGGACACATCCAGAGATTCTCTCCACCAAAGCACACAATATCCTTAATACTATAGATGTCAGAAGCAAGTATTTGGTTGTTTCTTCTTTCACATCACTTTTAAAGGATGAATtatcaagaaaacacagaaggccAAGCAGAAATCCAAACCAGAGATTGGAGAGACTTAAACTGGCTGCTTCCATTGAAAAGTAATAGTAGAGTATGCTGGCAATCCCAAGAACAAAGAGGCCAAGAATAAAAATCACCAAAATTAAGGAATTTGCTGTTTTTTCCCATCTTACATAAAGGCCTAAACATATGGCCACGAGTAAGTTGATTCTGGCTAGATAGCCAAGGTACCTCACTGAGGAATGCATGTTCACTTCTCTATTTACTTCTTCCAGCCTAGTCATTGCTAGATAGAGACAATGACTAACGCAGTAACGCAGTGATCTGCACATGTAATCTGGCACTGGAGGGGTTCCCAAGCGTCACAAAAATTAACTTCTTGTATTTCATTCAATAAAGCCAAGGTGTTGGTAATGTCTACTCCAACATTCTCTCAGACGTTTTCTTTATAGTGACctaaagagaaggaaagatatTTCATAGTtaattgtatataatattttgtGCCATCTTCTTTATACTAAGTTAGTGAATCAGAGAAAACTAGAGGCTCTTCTGAAATCCAGTTCAAAGACTAATTGCATATATcttaataatcatttttttctggcTTACAAACTCTGCAAGTTACACAAAGGAAAATGCCCATGATTTTTATTCATATTGATAAAATTGCATCACAAAGTGTCAGTGGAGTCTATCAGTATTAATCAGTATTAATGCTGAACTTGTCTAATCTATTCCTATTTGAATATTCAGTTTAGCTTATATCATAAGCACTTGCCTTTGACACAATGAAATGTCACTAAACTGGACATGAATGGAATGAAGGGCTTCATTATTCTTCTAATTGGAAAGCACTAGGACACAGAGGATTTCTACTATAATCCTCCACATCTTTTTACAAAGCCATTCtaaaatgctataaaatactgttttttatATTGTTTAGCTAATACTTAACTAGAAGTAAAATTTAACTCTATATAcagttactcagaaaaaaaaGCTGAGCCATAATTCTTGTTCTTTCACTCCTACAAAAATGAATCACTTGGTtaatcatttacttttcaaatctAAATATGATCTATTTAGCAAATCAATTGCTGAACTTCTTACTAAAAACTCAAATACTGGAACGCTTGCCAGGTCATGGTAAAGTTAAGAAAACTTCAAGTCTACCTTTTCAAAAAGTCACTACAGCAATTATTTTCTAGGACCCAAATACTTATTTCAACCTAAGTGCTCTCATAACTGACTTAAAATACaataatggttaaaaaaaaaaaaaagttatactgTGAGGGTCAATGAGCTAGCTCACCGGTGAAGCCTGACTACATGAGTGCAATGACTGAGACGCAAATGGCGGtctagtggaagaagagaatcaactcctgtaagttgtcctctgccctctacaAGCATGTCATTATACAAGCACACACTttgtgtatgaacacacacacatacacacacacacacacacacacacacaaagtactgATCCATCCAGAAGGTAGTTCTTCAATGTTCTCAGTATGCTGTAAAAACAGATCTATTGCAATAGCTTAGCCATACAACACTCAAAAACTCAtatattcagaaaacaaatagTCTGTGGTCTAGGGCTATATATCAGTGCTAGAGTGTTTCCCTAAGATGCACAAGGTATTAAGCTTGAACCACatcaacaaacccacacatagGGGATCAATTTATTTAAACTTTCCTAACAGAGGTACACTAAAAGACACTCTCAACAGAAACATGAGATAACTTAGAATTAACCCCTACCTAGCCTTTGGCTGGGGAGGAATGCTTGTGGGACAATTGTAGGATTCCAAGCATATTTCGAGTGCTATTTCTATCTCTACTTTCTTATGTTCcgaaacatatttttatttataaatctattCATTGGATATTCAGAGTAACTTTCCTCTATTACGTTTCCATGTAAGCATTTCTTGCCATgtggaattaataaaaatttcgggtattttgttgttgtttacagtggattttttttttttttttttttggtttttttggagacagggtttctctgtatagctctggctgtcctagaactcactttgtagaccaggctagcctcgaactcagaaatccgcctgcctctgcctcccgagtgctgggattaaaggcgtgcgccaccacgcctggcgtgGATTTTTTTCATAAGTGTAACGAACtgtctgggcagtggtggcacacctttaatcacagcatttaggaggcagaggcaggaagatttctgagtttgaggccagcctggtctacaaagtgagttccaggacagccagggctatacagagaaaccctgtttcaaaatcaaaacaaaacaaaaaaccaaaccaaacaaacaaacaaaaaaaacagtgtaaCAAACTGATAAAATCTGGACTAcaaaaaatttcataaaatactaCTCCTATACcacacaaaaaaaagagagagagaaagacttttaaaatactgGTGGTAGATTATAGGATCAGAATAAGCACTActagagggagaaaaaaatctcCACACTCTGCTAAAAAGGACCACTCCACACTCACGAAACACCCATCTGTGTGTCCTGGTCAACACTCTTTCCTGATCTGTGACTGTGCAAACCTCTCTTTCTTCTCAAATCTCCTGACAGCCACACTTCACTGCATTTTAACCATATGACCGCTTCCTATAGGGTCATAAAAAGAAACTTCCTTAGGTTTCCAATAGCACAAATCCACctctctctcagcatctctgCATGCCAGCCAGAGTCCCCTACCCTATATAAATCCTTCCTGTTCCAGATCACCATTCTCTCTCCAAActccctcttctcctttattCACTAGTACTTAAGCTTTACTCACTAGTACTTAAGTACTTATTCACTTAGTAGTTCGGCTTTTAAAACTACCAAAGggtaaagaaacaacagaaaaaaaaaaaatctgtgttctccccaaccttttttttttttttttggtttttcgagacagggttcttccttaaagccctggctgtcctggaactcactctgtagaccaggctggcctcgaactcagaaatccacctgcctctgcctcccaagtggtgggggattaaaggcgtgcgccaccactgcccggctgttctCCCCATCTTGTCTACCACATTCAGTTTTCTTCCCTCTTCACAGCTAATGTTTAAGTTCTCATACACTCACTTCAAAATGCTGAACGGTGTGATTCCCTCAGTGCAACTGCTCTGACAACGTCTAGAATGATCTGCAAGTTCCTGAATGTGATGGAATCCTTACAGGAGTCTCCACATTTTCATACTGATGAGTACTATCACCTTCTGAAACTTCCCTTGGCTTCTAAAGTCTaagaatccattttttttcacAAGTCAGTGGTTTCTCCAAGATTCGCTTGAAAGTTGTTCATTTTTAACCCATGCTTAATCCCAACCTTAGGCTTTGAGCAATCTAAATTGTTTCCATATATTATGtaattttgaaaaagagaaatacaCCTGTATCATGGAATACTGTGCAGCCACATTCTTATGGGCcttagttttaaaagtttttaccCATTCTGACTTGTAAAAATAGCCTTAAGTAGAagtgaaaacacattttaaaagcattgtGACTGTTTTTACTTGAGCTGCCTTCCCTAATGATTTGATGGACAACTCTGGAGGCAAATAAAAGCAGAATGGGGTCAATCGGCAAGTCACTGCTAAAGTCCCTTAGACAGGTCTAGGGCTGGGGTCACAACTCAGGAAGCATACTTAGCTGGCTTTGACCCCACTAGAACCCCAGCCTTCAGTCCTATCTACTCCCTTAACCTTCCTCCACACTTCTTCATCCACGATTTAATCCTCGCAAGTTCATGATTTCTCTTTcacatttcttctatttcttatcCCCCAAAAAATCACCACCTAAATTTTGGCGACAATGACCTCATTCTtgaatgtcttccttttttttttttttttttcttcctcatcaaCTTCTGCCCTTCTTACATAAAGTGTATTTGTAAGACCCGAATTTCACTGTGTTATGCTCCACTAGGCAACATTCTCTAATGGCTTCCCACCCCTCACAGTATTACAGGGTAAATAAACTATTTCAGAACCTTTATAAAGTACTACTCAGTGGACAGGAATAACGGCCCGTCTGTTACTGCTCTTCCTCACTCTTTTATTCCAAGTACACGGACACTTCAATCAGAAATGTCATACCCTCTCTGGACatattccttttcctcctcctactcctcctatCTGCCCTTTATCTGTCAAACCCTTCAGGTGTGGGCTTACAATTATTTTCTTCGGAGGATCGCCTCTCGGATCATTCCCTCTGAAATGGAAAAGTAAAACTACTCTTTTCTTCACCATTTGTTGAATGTCTGCATTCTTCACTAGGTCACAGAGCCTCTGGGGAGATGTGTCTTCCACAATGCACCCTCAGTATCTAGCCGAGTCCGTAATCAAGTTAACGTTCAattccaagagagagagagagagagagagagagagagagagagagagactgactaaTAATAGAAACAACTACAGATAAAATAAACCACTTTCTAATATGCCACAGCTAGTACTAGCACTTAAGGGAGAGTCCAGGAATTTTCGGTTTGTCTGCTCTTGGTTTTACTCCAGCCATCACTTAATTCACCAAATTTCTTCCAAAACAGAAAAGTGCTCTCACGGTGTCCTAAGACGATGGAGTTCAAGACACAGTGTATCGCTTTCATAATCCTTCAGTGGAAATCTCTGCCTGTTCCTCGTACGGGGAAGTGCCCCAACCTGAAAGAACAACACTGGGCCAGCAAGCGTCGGAGACCTGCAGCCTTGTTTCTCCGAGTCCCTGCTAATAACCAGAAGAACGGCAGCGCGGACTCTTCCTTTTGAGCAGCTATCGTTAACTTCTCTCCCGTTAGGCCTCGATCTGGCCAGAGATGGAGAAGTGGGGCCGGGACCCTGGCTGGTCCGCCACCCCTCAGCTCTGGGACGAGGCGACACCACGCGACTCCCGGGTCGGGGCGAGGCGGGACACCGAGGAACGCCCTCCTCCCCGAGGCGGTCGCCGGTCCCAGGCTCTCCCGCGCCTCGTTCCCACCAGGAGGCCGACGGGGCGGGGCCTGGCCGGCTGCGCCGGACCCTGGGCGGCGCCCGAGCCCTCCGCCGCCCCTCGGCTCCCGACGCCCCTTACCCGAGTCGGCGGTCGCCAGCGAGCCTCTCAACGTCCGCTGCGAAGCTCGCAGAGCCAAAAGGGCGCGGAGCCTCCGAGCCAGAACCCGGAGGCGGGGTGGGGACCTGAGCCCGAGGCCTCCCGCACTAGCACCGCACGGCCTCGGTAGAAACTTTCGCTAGGACCGACCCGGCCGCCATGTTGCCACCGCTGACTCCCGGCGCTACGGATCGCCGTGAGGGTCAAGGCGCGCCGTGCGCTTCCTATCCCTGGCCCGGCCTCCTAGCGGCTCTCCACGCCCAGCGGCGAGCCTCGGGGAGGCAGGTGCTGCGGGAAAGCCGGCAGCCCCACCCTGGGCCTGTTCAGCTCTCAACCCGGATTAGCAGCCAAAGCAGGGAAGACCACCGATGATCAGGTCCCGAAAGCAGCGAGGTCACCGCTTAGGGGTGGACCGAAACTGAGCCAGCTAGAGTGGGATCATTGCAAGTGGACTATAAATCTATGTAGAAGGCGTTGCTGCTCTTTCATATAGGTGGTATAATATATGGCTTTGCATATGCTGACCAAACCTTCAAagcctctctctccttgcctcaGCCTGCTTTTCTAGTTAAATCCGCCATTAAGCCCCAATCCTGGACATCTTCATTCTACAGCCCGAGCTAGCTCTCCCTGGCCTAGACCTTCAAACACCAGAGATGATTTTAATTTGCGTTCTGATGGCACCTGAATTAACATAGTCGTACAGGTGAGCGCCACATTTCACAGGTACTGTGGAGCTGCAGTCTCAGGGGTTGAAATTGGTTTCTCCAGTCTGTGAAATGGTAACAAAACCTTTCTCACAGGACTGTGAATATACAGGGAAGCAGTATGTCCCTCTATGTacagaatgaattttaaagatattcAATACCTGTAAGAACACGTTGTTAAGGAGGGCTTTATTTAAGACAGTCTCATAAGCGTACGGACCGCTATAAATCCATCTTGCAATGGAGAGGAGATAATGGTTCCAATTCAGTAGAGAGCTTGTAGAAGTGGGACTTTAAAGATTAGGATCAGGGGGTAGGGATGCTTGAGCAAATGAAGAGTCACATTAGCTTTAAAGGGAGCAATGACTTAGAAGCATAACAACATTGTTGCTAGCACAACAAAGGTACTTGTTATCTAGAAAACAGggagataagaaagaaagctaaacTGACTCCATAGCATTCTTAGTTAAAAACTAAGAACTAGATTTTACTAGGGAATACACAGTTGGGCCTGAATAACAGTTCTGAGCGAAGCCTGAATAGAATACAGCCAGGCAAAAAGCAAGACGatccctttcctttccaaaaaaaaaaaaaaaaagaaaaaagaaaaaacaaaacaaaacaaaaccatttccaCCAAAAagtccctgcctgccttctgatTCCATTTCCTGCTGCTTGCAGCCCCTCATGTAGGTCAAACCATTTCAAAACCCTAGTCCGCTCATGTGTAAACAAACACTGATAACATCTATCCTACAAGGTTCTTCTGTGGATTGAGGGagaatgtgtgttttaaaaatgccttacaacCTTTAAATGGCTTATCCTTTCAGATAAAGCTCCAAATCCTTAAATAGGGCATGTgggtggtagaatgcttgcctagcttgcatgatatatgagagagagagagagagagagagagagagagagagagagagagagagagagagagagaaacatcctCATATAAAAACAAAGCGTGTGCTTTTCTCCTCTAGTTTAACCTCCCACACCCTCCCCAGCTTTGCGCTACAGCCTGCTTTCATTTCCTCAAATGTAGTCCCTGCCACCCCGGTCCAGTTTCTCTCACTATGACTTTAGCTTAAGTTTCTGACAGAAAGgttttaatgtttataaaacaaaggGATCAAATATTGTTGGCCCTCGCTTGTTCTCAACACTTAATTTAGATTAGTGTTATCTATGTGGGTTTTTTCCCCACGTCTCTTAATGTTACAGTCGCCTTGGAGACCCTTGAGGACACCAGAGCTCTGTTGAGACCCATTAAGGGAAAACTGTTTCCTCCTGGAAAGAATGTCAAAAGAGTGGAGTCTACACCTGACCCTGGTTGGAGCAGTCCGATCTGCTCCAAGGGTTGGAACATTCCATGCAGTTGTCTCCTCCCTTCAGGGTCAGTGGAGCTAGACCTGCCTATTATCTGGTCAAAGAGCTGTCCCTCAGGAAAGGgatgggaggaataattatcctCTCAGTGAGATAACTTggttttccttcccagaagtcTCACTGCCTACAGAGCCCTGCCACGTGGCTTAGTGGCTTTTCTGACTTTGcagttttttctctttcttcttttactttcagATACTGTCAAAAGCCTAAGCATGTTTTCTCTCACGGCTGGAatttttcactgtttctctgaaaCAATCCCCCCTTTCTTCCATGTAGCTGAGTACTGCCATGGGCTGTTGGCTGACCTCCAGTCCTGAATATGCCCCCCTAACTTAAGTAGCACAGCTTTCTCtgattgtttctctctttcttctccatagCTTTCCTCCTTGTAGCTACCAACCCGCCTGCCCTGTTTTCCCTCTGACTTTAATTGTCCTTAGGATTCAGAATTCACTTTTAAATCCTTCTTTTAACAAAACTGAGAACCCAAAAAAGGAATCCCAATTTCCCTGGTAACAAATGGTGCTCTACATGGAGTTACCCAAATTTTCTCACATCAACAAAGTGAAAATgtaatcattttcatttaataaatgtaatttattaaaGCAGTTGTGACAGCCGCTACATCTATAGTATTAAACCCATCTCTTGGATTCAGATTTCACATATGGAGTAAAATGATTGGCTGTAGAATTAATCCTGCTTCCTAACCAGACTACCAAATCTATAATTTTGGGCCTCCCTACCTCAGAGATACTGTATTCACTTCCAATTCAACTTGCCTTTTGTGGacactttaaacatttttcatttatttgctttatgcCACCATCTGAGACCACTTTGGACAAATTCTTACCATAGGAGTCCAGGGGCTGAAGCTgtaataacaaaaactattcagTTGCCTGGCTTTCAGATTTGACCTGATGGTAGAGgtaagggaatgaagaaaggacagatgcCAAGACACATAGAAAAGCTGGgatccatcatcagccaccaaactcagatactaatgcacatgccagcaagattctgctgaaaggaccctgatatagNNNNNNNNNNNNNNNNNNNNNNNNNNNNNNNNNNNNNNNNNNNNNNNNNNNNNNNNNNNNNNNNNNNNNNNNNNNNNNNNNNNNNNNNNNNNNNNNNNNNNNNNNNNNNNNNNNNNNNNNNNNNNNNNNNNNNNNNNNNNNNNNNNNNNNNNNNNNNNNNNNNNNNNNNNNNNNNNNNNNNNNNNNNNNNNNNNNNNNNNNNNNNNNNNNNNNNNNNNNNNNNNNNNNNNNNNNNNNNNNNNNNNNNNNNNNNNNNNNNNNNNNNNNNNNNNNNNNNNNNNNNNNNNNNNNNNNNNNNNNNNNNNNNNNNNNNNNNNNNNNNNNNNNNNNNNNNNNNNNNNNNNNNNNNNNNNNNNNNNNNNNNNNNNNNNNNNNNNNNNNNNNNNNNNNNNNNNNNNNNNNNNNNNNNNNNNNNNNNNNgagagagagaaggaaggaaggaaagaaagaaagaaagaaagaaagaaagaaagaaagaaagaaagaaagaaagaaagaaagaaagaaagaaaaagaaagaaaagctgggatCAGTTAGGGCATATGCTTTGATGGAAATGCACAGCAGCCTGGAAAGTTGGGGCATTTATTATGTATCTCTGAACAAGGAGTAGACATATTGTATATTGATTGTGTGCTAGAGGAGTCCAGTTAGTTAATCTAGGTAGATGGTTTCTGTTACGAACAGTTTCAGGTTGTAGTCATCCAAGAAGGGGAACTTGTGGTTGATAATTTCTGTAAGCATTGATTTTAGTTAAAGGGTCAATAGCTCTTAACCATCTGTACTTGAACCAGAGAAAGGCTTTTTTTCACTTGTCCTCTGAGCCTGACTTGCTGAAGGCCGAGCTAGTTCTCTGGGTCCGAAGCACTGTGATTCTTGACATGGCCACACCCATTTTAACAGTACACATTCTCTCGAGATTCCATTTTCTCCCCACAGATATGTTCAGTTAGTCTCACCAGAGAGAAGACGATGGCTTAGAAAACCTTCAGCTGCAGGGCTGGAGCGGCTGGAGCTAAGGTTTTAGGACAGCAGTGAGGGCTACGCGTGCTCTGGCATCTGGCTTTCACTGTTAGATCTCAGGTGCCCATGCTTGACATGTATAACCCTGCTGTCCTCTTTCAATCAGTCTTATAGGCTATGAAATGTCTGTGAATAGCTCCATGGCCAGTTATAGACCCCCTGTACTAATTATCCCATTATAGTTTCTGTCCACAGACTTCTAGCTCTGGATCCCCAGGAGTCCTTTGAGCTACCCAATATCCTCTAGCAAATTTATTTTCTACTCAAATCAGCCATTTCTACTTGAATAGCAATAGCTGTTTTGTGTTGCTCAGTACTAAGACTCTTTAAAACAGacttttttccttctcaaaagTGACCCTCTCCCTTGTCACCTTGTTTCTTGATGATAATTAccatttctgtatattttagaatattttgcgTTTGAAGGTTCAAAAATCTTTAATCTGTACAATCAAAGGCAGTTAATTTGGAGAGTTGGGTGCACAAGTACTTTTTCAGTGACATGATGTAAAATCTGATTACAAGTATATTAATTAACACGAAGGGTtacaagggattttttttttttcctgtggaaatGAAAAGTGTTTAAGAAAATGCCTGGCTATCACGTCACAAAGGCAGTTCTTCTTTCCCAAGAATCAAAGCCTTCCCCTCAAGGCTTGGGAGTCTGcaaggaagagaaggtggaaagactATAAAGCAGGGGTGATACATGGCACCAAGGAAATGTGTCTTCCAGACACCGTTTCTTCGCATTCCTGAAGTACGGATAAACCAACTCatagagactgtggcagcacacacaaaCCCCACACAGGTACAAACCAGGCAAGGTCTCATCATGGAGATGGGGAAatggacacaaagtcccacccctaaccaagaagctatttgcatcTGATACCAGCTGGCAACAGGAAGATCAGATGGATCAGTGTTCAGCAGGTGATTGTCACTGGATTGGTCCACCATGTTCCATGGGAGGTCTCATGCCCAGTAGCAGGTCAACACGAAACGAACTCATGgaagtttgtttttgtgttttgttttgtttttgtcttatttttgttctgcctgtttgctttgagttttgtttgaAGATTGTCTTTTCCTGTGTGGAGGTGTGTtctttgatttgttgttgttatttggttgagaggggagagagaaaggaccaACATTGGGTTGGGTACGTAGGGAGAATCTAGGATGAATTGGAGGAGCGTGAAAATGTAATCAAAACATACtgagtaacaaaattaaaaaaaaaactataaaaataaacacttatATATCAAGCAAATTGATTtcttaaaaactgtttttaaatctTCTGCTAGCAGTTATGACCCTTTCAAAGTGATTCCAGGGATGTTAGACAACTTTTTAGGACTTCCACAAAGTCCTGTTTGAGCACTGTGTCATGTCTCCTTTCTGATAAGAATCTGTGTATAGCACTCTGTCTGAGGCTTGCTTACATCACAAGGTACCACATACTAGAGAGGGAGGTGATAACATCcactgatgtttttttttaagtgagcatAAAAAGTATTGGGTTTCATATGGCTCTCTTGGTGCTTAATAATCATCTCCCTGTTTCCTTTTAAAGATCACCTATATTAATCTTATTAAAAGTATCTAATAATCATAAAGGACTGcatgaaatttatttcttaaaaaaaaaaaaggcagaagggCAATGAGGCGCCTGTATCCAAGGTGTCTGTAGCCAAGCCTCATGGCCGGAGCCCATCCCCCAAACCCACAAGTGGAGGGAGAGGACTATGTCTTGCAATTTA includes:
- the Tmem168 gene encoding transmembrane protein 168, translated to MCRSLRYCVSHCLYLAMTRLEEVNREVNMHSSVRYLGYLARINLLVAICLGLYVRWEKTANSLILVIFILGLFVLGIASILYYYFSMEAASLSLSNLWFGFLLGLLCFLDNSSFKSDVKEETTKYLLLTSIVLRILCALVERISGCVRHRPTLLTTVEFLELVGFAIASTTMLVEKSLSVILLVMALAMLIIDLRMKSFLAIPNLIIFSVLLFFSSLETPQNPIAFACFFICLITDPFLDIYFSGLSVTERWKPFLYRGKICRRLSVLFTGMIELTFFILSAFKLRDTHLWYFVIPGFSIFGFFWMICHIIFLLTLWGFHTKLNDCHKVYINHRADNNSLDRIMASKGMRHFCLISEQLVFFSLLATAILGAVSWQPTNGIFLSMFLIVLPLESMAHGLFHELGNCLGGTSVGYAIVIPTNFCSPDGQPTLLPPEHVQELNLRSTGMLNAIQRFFAYHMIETYGCDYSTSGLSFDTLHSKLKAFLELRTVDGPRHDTYVLYYSGHTHGSGEWALAGGDILRLDTLLEWWREKNGSFCSRLIIILDSENSTTWVKEVRKINDQYVAVQGAELMKTVDIEEADPPQLGDFTRDWVEYNCNSTNNICWTEKGRTVRAVYGVSKRWSDYTLHLPTGSDVAKHWMLHFPRVTYPLVHLANWLCGLNLFWICKACFRCLKRLKMSWFLPTVLDTGQGFKLVKS